agaatcaatcctttcgtcgctgttccatgttctgcgaaaccttacgtctcgcctgaactgcctatccacgccgagtgtcctcaggtcctcttttaccacctcagtccagagcttccgttttcggccaggtggcttcttccagctcgaacccgacgaactcttcagaactcgttggacaaggcgatctgccggtctccttaatatatgaccaaagaagcgaagacgatttactttagccgctttcgaaggcggtgcaagatgttgatatcttccacgtgtcatctgtcggtaaaccacatcaatttctgcgtaaagatcttcattgtggcataccctaggctaAAAGTaaccaagtagccgtctaagcagctttcgttccgtgcagtcaagcctctccataaccgttgatggtgctgcccaagtctccgatccgtacatcatgatggggcgaattgcggataggtagactcgcagcttgctttcgttggtgatgggggtcgaccacagacatttcgttaaggagttaaatgcagaagtggccttaacgcatctttgctgaacatctctctcgtagctgccgttgttcttcagcatacagcccaggtaacagaactcatcgacgagttctatcggttgtccgtccaccctgattcccgttcgaggtctcgaagagatccacatctgcttgcatttatcagggcgtaggagTAGTCCGTaagctgcagccagcttcgatacaaggttgacaacatgctgaagtttcgtactgcttttcgcgaatataacaacatcctCGGCGTACTCGAAGTTAGTCaagggcaccctgatggtgctaagacaatgtcggcaggacactggtcgactgttcttcgcataatgtcggcgatggcgaaattgaacaggaagggtcctaccaccgccccttgtcttactccagttaccacttcaaacggtgttgtacatccgactggtgttcgaactgcagcagttgttcgttgattcatgtcatccagcaagcgaacgaactttcctggtactccatcggcgcgaagcgcattgagaagacggcctcggtgaggagagtcgaaagcggcttcaaagtccagaaaagtTGCAGTTCaaagttgcattggcttcgagtaccgctgccagatttcgatcactctcctgacgatgaacacctggtcaatcgtagatcggccaggacgaaagccagcttgctcgtcgcgcgttgtttcttcgcgatgtttaatgagtcggtccaggataatgcgcttaATGCGTACCGTGTaaataacacgcagcaaagcaaacttcttgtggaggggaattatgatagcgtgtctccacgaatcaggtatcctttcgtttatccatattgaacggaagatctttgtcatctcacgaatcccagacggaggaagatattttagcatttctgcgctaattccccgtcgtctccaccagattttccattcttcattttctgaatacagaccaggacctccgactcggtcggtggctcctcgttaacagCATATGtcggtttatgaacgtgttcgagttcaggagctgacggtgctagccggttcagcaaggtcttgaagtgttccttccaaattggaagggttgcttcaccgacagctaccccattagcagtgctgaggacatgggaacatcttttcattttgccgctatactgttttagtagagcgtaggctttgcgcgggttcctgtcctcccacgccttctcaaactccatcgctcttgacgtccactcgttatcgctgtcttgttgcagttgacgacgcagcttccttcttagacgcttttcctggttgaagtcaccagcgctgcgcgcgacacatacagaattgtacgtggattttgttttcgcagatgcaaaggcaaacttcttccgcggcaacaGAACCGGAAGCGTCTctcttgcagcgtcctggatgcactttgtgaaggaatccgcatagctaagcttcttcctggtccgtactccaacatgaatagacacacgttagcggaattttcttctgcattcatcgtctttcagacctgccatgtcgattttcggttgaagaggaacacctcggtttctcttgtggaaccgtatcttgaagctgagaagaactggacggtggtcagagtcgaacgcgacgtcccaaacagctctagattttcggatatctgactgaggaatgttcctcgccagaacgtagtcgagctgaagtttaagagtccttatctcccgcttgcgctgctcttcaggcgttaaaagggttgacccctgccacgtgagctgatggcgtcgatgattcctcttaaacgtggaagcgaggcccgtctgttcgcacaagtcgaccagacggtcaccgttgtccgacgtgcgatccgctgcatagtaccattttcctagcacatcggattgctgttcgagtcccatcttcgcatttgcgtcgattccgacaatgaccacctgctggcttggtactttagacatcaacgcattgagttcatcatagaaggcgtccttactgttgtcctcagcggtttccgtaggagcgtgagcacttacgatccagaggttacgtcctctgcgatcccgcagtcgtagaaaggcgcatctagacgacgttgagccaaattcctccaccagattcttgtaatcgttcctcacagctatcgcgcagccacctactttgttctcatcagcatcgccgcagtatatggtgtaattttcgatgctgatgacggtccgatccctcatgcgtgtttcctgcagtgcagcaaaaggcacacagagatatcgcagaagtctggatagagcggcttgttggagttcactcgatagtgttcggtagttcagcgtgacgaaacgaatggttgttgctaaagattccatgctcccttcaggtagttgacctttcag
This window of the Necator americanus strain Aroian chromosome III, whole genome shotgun sequence genome carries:
- a CDS encoding hypothetical protein (NECATOR_CHRIII.G11274.T1) codes for the protein MTRGRYQHLAPPSKAAKVNRLRFFGHILRRPADRLVQRVLKSSSGSSWKKPPGRKRKLWTEVVKEDLRTLGVDRQFRRDVRFRRTWNSDERIDSVQALAEDREGWAELCSRTAHLGEDAGNRVRR
- a CDS encoding hypothetical protein (NECATOR_CHRIII.G11275.T1), which codes for MWISSRPRTGIRVDGQPIELVDEFCYLGCMLKNNGSYERDVQQRCVKATSAFNSLTKCLWSTPITNESKLRVYLSAIRPIMMYGSETWAAPSTVMERLDCTERKLLRRLLGYF
- a CDS encoding hypothetical protein (NECATOR_CHRIII.G11275.T3) translates to MAKAFHTLQKGAVVQHTAKTHNLKGQLPEGSMESLATTIRFVTLNYRTLSSELQQAALSRLLRYLCVPFAALQETRMRDRTVISIENYTIYCGDADENKVGGCAIAVRNDYKNLVEEFGSTSSRCAFLRLRDRRGRNLWIVSAHAPTETAEDNSKDAFYDELNALMSKVPSQQVVIVGIDANAKMGLEQQSDVLGKWYYAADRTSDNGDRLVDLCEQTGLASTFKRNHRRHQLTWQGSTLLTPEEQRKREIRTLKLQLDYVLARNIPQSDIRKSRAVWDVAFDSDHRPVLLSFKIRFHKRNRGVPLQPKIDMAVRTRKKLSYADSFTKCIQDAARETLPVLLPRKKFAFASAKTKSTYNSVCVARSAGDFNQEKRLRRKLRRQLQQDSDNEWTSRAMEFEKAWEDRNPRKAYALLKQYSGKMKRCSHVLSTANGVAVGEATLPIWKEHFKTLLNRLAPSAPELEHVHKPTYAVNEEPPTESEVLVCIQKMKNGKSAAFDSPHRGRLLNALRADGVPGKFVRLLDDMNQRTTAAVRTPVGCTTPFEVVTGNSRPVSCRHCLSTIRVPLTNFEYAEDVVIFAKSSTKLQHVVNLVSKLAAAYGLLLRPDKCKQMWISSRPRTGIRVDGQPIELVDEFCYLGCMLKNNGSYERDVQQRCVKATSAFNSLTKCLWSTPITNESKLRVYLSAIRPIMMYGSETWAAPSTVMERLDCTERKLLRRLLGYF
- a CDS encoding hypothetical protein (NECATOR_CHRIII.G11276.T1), producing MLKFRTAFREYNNILGVLEVSQGHPDGAKTMSAGHWSTVLRIMSAMAKLNRKGPTTAPCLTPVTTSNGVVHPTGVRTAAVVR
- a CDS encoding hypothetical protein (NECATOR_CHRIII.G11277.T1); the protein is MEFEKAWEDRNPRKAYALLKQYSGKMKRCSHVLSTANGVAVGEATLPIWKEHFKTLLNRLAPSAPELEHVHKPTYAVNEEPPTESEVLVCIQKMKNGKSGGDDGELAQKC
- a CDS encoding hypothetical protein (NECATOR_CHRIII.G11275.T2) codes for the protein MAKAFHTLQKGAVVQHTAKTHNLKGQLPEGSMESLATTIRFVTLNYRTLSSELQQAALSRLLRYLCVPFAALQETRMRDRTVISIENYTIYCGDADENKVGGCAIAVRNDYKNLVEEFGSTSSRCAFLRLRDRRGRNLWIVSAHAPTETAEDNSKDAFYDELNALMSKVPSQQVVIVGIDANAKMGLEQQSDVLGKWYYAADRTSDNGDRLVDLCEQTGLASTFKRNHRRHQLTWQGSTLLTPEEQRKREIRTLKLQLDYVLARNIPQSDIRKSRAVWDVAFDSDHRPVLLSFKIRFHKRNRGVPLQPKIDMAGLKDDECRRKFR